In Dehalococcoidia bacterium, a single genomic region encodes these proteins:
- a CDS encoding class I SAM-dependent methyltransferase: MSPKASAPSTGAKPADYTPVTERPGLRSTPEALSMLVTRYAVAARHAQGKEVLEVACGAGMGLGWLGKVAKRLVGGDFTRPLLRQAQAYYKGRVPLVQLDAHALPFRDASFDLVILYEAIYYLARPDAFLKETRRVLRPGGMLLVCSANRERPGFVPSPLSVRYYSARELVDLLQAHGFAVQVFGAFPAAEGKREGLINLARKAASTVNLIPGSLKAREILKRIVYGKLVPFPNEVSDKDAPVADLVPLAPVGPTPHYKVLYALARLS, encoded by the coding sequence ATGTCGCCCAAAGCATCCGCGCCTTCTACGGGCGCTAAGCCCGCCGACTACACCCCCGTTACCGAGCGCCCCGGCCTTAGGAGCACGCCGGAGGCCCTTTCCATGCTCGTAACCCGCTACGCCGTGGCGGCGCGCCACGCCCAGGGCAAAGAGGTATTGGAGGTGGCCTGCGGGGCGGGGATGGGGCTGGGATGGCTGGGCAAGGTAGCCAAGCGCCTGGTGGGGGGCGACTTCACTCGCCCCCTCCTCCGACAGGCTCAGGCCTATTACAAAGGCCGTGTGCCCCTGGTGCAATTGGACGCCCACGCCCTCCCCTTTCGCGACGCCAGTTTTGACCTGGTCATCCTCTACGAAGCCATCTACTACCTGGCGCGCCCCGACGCCTTCCTCAAAGAGACGCGACGTGTCCTGCGCCCTGGAGGTATGCTTCTAGTGTGCTCCGCCAATCGGGAGCGCCCCGGCTTCGTCCCCAGTCCCTTGAGCGTCCGCTACTATTCGGCACGTGAACTGGTTGACCTCCTGCAGGCACACGGCTTTGCCGTCCAGGTGTTCGGAGCTTTTCCCGCCGCTGAAGGGAAACGGGAAGGCCTTATCAACCTGGCCCGCAAAGCGGCCTCCACCGTCAACCTCATCCCTGGCTCCCTGAAGGCGCGGGAGATCCTCAAACGCATCGTTTATGGCAAGTTGGTGCCCTTCCCCAACGAGGTCTCGGACAAAGATGCCCCTGTAGCCGACCTGGTCCCCCTTGCGCCTGTGGGGCCCACTCCGCACTACAAGGTGCTTTACGCCCTCGCGCGTTTATCGTAA
- a CDS encoding glycosyltransferase family 2 protein, whose product MSHPQPTTPLKSLPYVSAIIPCRNEERHIADCLDSIVANDYPKERLEVLVVDGQSTDRTRAIVQDYARRYPFIRLLDNPKRIIPSAMNIGIRSARGEVIMKMDAHSTYAPDYIRRCVEALLEYGADNAGGRLVHTPGANTLTAHAIARALMHPFGSLNSFFRVGSPGPRWADTAAFGCYRREVFERIGLFREDLTRSSDIDFNRRLLRQGGKILLVPAAVGYYRSDTTLGKFLRHNLSDGFWATYPLRFGTALRPRHYAPIGLLTLFLGLVALGVWRPLLGVLPALMLGGYAAISLTVAVRTALREKRAGYVVALPLAFAIRHAGYALGSIAGLGRAVASVEFWRTWLGRRQSER is encoded by the coding sequence ATGAGTCACCCCCAGCCAACTACCCCACTGAAGAGCCTCCCTTACGTCTCCGCCATCATCCCTTGCCGCAACGAGGAGCGTCATATCGCCGACTGTCTGGACTCTATCGTCGCCAACGACTACCCCAAGGAGCGCCTAGAGGTGCTGGTGGTGGACGGGCAGAGCACCGACCGCACCCGCGCCATCGTGCAGGACTACGCCCGTCGTTACCCCTTCATCCGCTTGCTGGACAACCCCAAACGCATCATTCCCTCCGCCATGAACATCGGCATTCGCTCCGCCCGGGGCGAGGTGATCATGAAGATGGACGCCCACTCCACCTATGCCCCCGACTACATTCGCCGGTGTGTGGAGGCCCTCCTGGAGTATGGTGCAGATAACGCCGGGGGACGCCTCGTTCACACCCCTGGGGCCAACACCCTCACGGCCCATGCCATCGCCCGCGCCCTGATGCACCCCTTCGGAAGCCTGAACAGCTTCTTCCGTGTCGGCTCCCCCGGACCCCGCTGGGCCGACACCGCCGCCTTCGGGTGCTACCGACGGGAGGTCTTTGAGCGCATTGGCCTCTTCCGCGAAGATTTGACCCGCAGTTCCGACATTGACTTCAACCGACGGCTCCTGCGCCAGGGTGGGAAAATCCTGTTAGTGCCTGCGGCGGTGGGCTACTACCGTTCCGACACCACCTTGGGGAAGTTTTTGCGGCATAACCTCTCCGACGGCTTCTGGGCCACCTACCCCTTGCGGTTCGGGACTGCCTTACGCCCCCGCCACTATGCCCCCATCGGCCTCTTGACCCTGTTCCTGGGGCTGGTAGCCTTGGGGGTGTGGCGTCCTCTTCTGGGCGTGCTCCCCGCCCTTATGCTGGGGGGGTATGCCGCCATCTCCCTGACCGTCGCCGTGCGCACCGCCCTGCGGGAGAAGCGGGCGGGCTATGTAGTGGCCCTGCCCCTGGCCTTCGCCATACGGCACGCCGGCTATGCTTTAGGCTCCATCGCCGGCCTGGGGCGGGCGGTGGCCTCTGTGGAGTTTTGGCGCACCTGGCTGGGGCGCCGACAAAGCGAAAGATGA
- a CDS encoding polysaccharide biosynthesis protein produces the protein MTSPNVSKRRVLIAGAGEAGSRAAREMLRHPEGGLVPVGFLDDDPLKQNQTIAGLPVLGPIDALPTVARQVAADEVLIAMPSAPGRVVRTIVHLAQGVGLGYRILPGTYDILTGRVEVSPIRNVELEDLLRREPVHLDLATIASYLQGRVVLITGAGGSIGSQILREIVPFQPRQVLLVGHGENSLFTLEEEISFRWPHLPNRLLVADVRDQERMEHLFRVYRPAVVFHAAAHKHVPLMEHNPDEAVFNNVRGTHIVAELALRYGVERFVNISTDKAVNPTSVMGATKRVAEMVVAWLSRRAQEGQAFVSVRFGNVLGSRGSVVPHFQKQIRRGGPVTITHPQMTRYFMTTSEAAQLVVQAGGLAENGALYVLDMGEPVRIVDLAHDLIRLSGLEPGIDIEIVFIGPRPGEKLHEELWSAEERVSPSPHPKILRVSSPQPPPHFAHLLEALFQTARERDYPAIQDALKQLVPSYQPASPQVATP, from the coding sequence ATGACGTCCCCCAACGTCTCCAAACGCCGTGTGCTCATCGCCGGGGCGGGGGAGGCCGGGTCCCGCGCCGCGCGGGAGATGCTCCGCCACCCCGAAGGCGGCCTGGTGCCCGTCGGCTTTCTGGACGACGACCCCCTCAAGCAGAACCAGACCATCGCCGGCCTGCCGGTGCTGGGGCCAATAGACGCCCTCCCCACCGTTGCCCGTCAGGTGGCAGCCGACGAGGTGCTCATCGCCATGCCCTCGGCACCCGGGCGGGTCGTGCGCACCATTGTGCACCTGGCCCAAGGCGTGGGATTGGGCTATCGCATCCTCCCCGGCACCTACGATATCCTGACGGGACGCGTAGAGGTTTCCCCCATCCGCAATGTGGAACTGGAGGACCTGCTGCGCCGCGAGCCGGTGCATCTGGACTTGGCAACCATTGCGAGCTACCTGCAGGGACGGGTCGTGCTCATTACCGGGGCAGGAGGATCCATCGGCAGTCAAATCCTGCGGGAAATTGTGCCCTTCCAGCCGCGGCAAGTGCTCCTGGTGGGACACGGCGAAAACAGCCTGTTCACCCTGGAGGAGGAGATCTCCTTCCGTTGGCCTCACCTCCCCAATCGCCTCTTGGTGGCCGATGTGCGCGACCAGGAACGCATGGAGCACCTGTTCCGCGTCTATCGTCCGGCGGTGGTGTTCCACGCCGCGGCCCACAAGCATGTGCCCCTGATGGAGCACAACCCCGATGAGGCCGTGTTCAACAATGTGCGGGGCACACACATCGTCGCCGAGTTGGCCCTGCGCTATGGCGTGGAGCGCTTCGTCAACATCTCCACCGATAAGGCCGTCAACCCCACCTCGGTTATGGGAGCCACCAAACGGGTAGCCGAGATGGTCGTCGCCTGGCTATCTCGTCGCGCCCAGGAGGGACAGGCCTTCGTCTCCGTGCGCTTTGGGAATGTGCTGGGCAGTCGGGGGAGCGTGGTGCCCCACTTTCAGAAACAGATTCGTCGTGGAGGCCCCGTTACCATCACCCACCCGCAGATGACCCGCTACTTTATGACCACCTCCGAGGCTGCCCAACTGGTGGTGCAGGCGGGAGGCTTGGCAGAGAACGGCGCCCTGTATGTGCTGGATATGGGTGAGCCTGTCCGCATCGTGGATCTGGCCCACGACCTCATTCGCCTATCGGGGCTGGAACCGGGAATAGACATAGAAATCGTCTTCATCGGCCCCCGTCCCGGAGAGAAACTGCACGAGGAGCTGTGGTCGGCCGAGGAACGGGTCAGCCCCTCCCCCCATCCGAAAATCTTGCGTGTCTCTTCCCCTCAACCCCCGCCCCACTTCGCGCATCTCCTGGAAGCGCTTTTCCAGACAGCACGCGAACGGGACTACCCTGCCATTCAGGACGCCCTGAAACAGCTGGTGCCATCCTACCAGCCTGCATCCCCACAAGTTGCCACCCCTTGA
- a CDS encoding polysaccharide biosynthesis tyrosine autokinase — protein MTEPTPQVLPREASPEEEVRSLLRRIITVVINWWWVILIPPVLAGVLTFLFLSRQTPIYQATSLVLVQQASPSPLVTSGDLVTSAQLAGVYRDLVTTRPVLQRVVEQAQLPYGPDALAGKVRVSARPGSQILRISVRDSNPQEAARLANILADVFITKTQEDRLAHIARLQAAAQSQGVGDPSSLAQAQLLAMGTLMVIEPALPPRRPVAPATGRLTSLAVLLGALLGIVGAFAMEALNNKVRTPEEVEALLGVPVLGTVFLWKEKEYGSRPIWGRDRPKSTLAESYRQVQANTQFALAAHPNAKTLLITSPTANEGKSTTAVNLAVAFAQAGLRVLLVDADLRHTDLHRWFGISNERGLSNLLADANLAPASLVQETGIERLRLLPAGPTPPNPAELLSLPRAQQVFQALESLADMVLIDAPPVIPVSDALRLARFADGVLLVANPRVTVREALLQAYRAIRQTGTPVLGAILNGFSVPRFRYYGYGYRYGYYYYYHYGYYGYGTDGDGLSPRPKGVFARLQKALGMGRKHRSSRRTS, from the coding sequence ATGACCGAGCCCACACCCCAAGTGCTCCCCCGTGAAGCATCCCCCGAAGAGGAGGTGCGGTCCCTCCTCCGGCGCATCATCACCGTCGTCATCAACTGGTGGTGGGTCATCCTTATCCCACCCGTTCTGGCGGGCGTGCTTACCTTCCTCTTCCTCTCCCGTCAGACCCCCATCTATCAGGCCACCTCCCTGGTTCTGGTGCAGCAGGCCTCCCCCTCTCCCCTAGTAACCTCTGGCGACCTGGTTACGAGCGCCCAGTTGGCGGGCGTCTACCGCGACCTGGTAACCACCCGTCCCGTGCTGCAACGGGTAGTGGAGCAGGCCCAACTCCCCTATGGCCCGGACGCCCTAGCCGGCAAGGTGCGGGTCAGCGCCCGCCCGGGCAGCCAAATCTTGCGCATCTCCGTGCGGGATTCCAACCCCCAGGAGGCAGCCCGCCTCGCCAACATCCTGGCCGATGTGTTCATCACCAAGACCCAGGAGGATCGCCTCGCCCACATCGCCCGCCTTCAGGCAGCCGCCCAGTCGCAAGGGGTAGGCGACCCCTCCTCTTTGGCCCAGGCGCAACTGCTGGCCATGGGCACCCTTATGGTGATTGAGCCGGCCCTCCCCCCCCGTCGACCTGTGGCCCCCGCCACGGGACGCCTCACAAGCCTCGCCGTGCTCTTAGGAGCCCTTCTGGGTATCGTCGGAGCCTTCGCTATGGAAGCCCTCAACAACAAGGTGCGCACCCCCGAAGAGGTTGAGGCCCTTTTGGGTGTCCCCGTATTAGGCACTGTCTTTCTCTGGAAAGAAAAAGAGTACGGCTCCCGCCCCATTTGGGGGCGCGACCGCCCCAAGTCCACCCTGGCCGAGTCCTACCGCCAGGTGCAGGCCAACACCCAGTTCGCCCTGGCCGCGCACCCCAACGCCAAGACCCTCCTCATCACCAGCCCCACCGCCAACGAGGGGAAGAGCACCACCGCCGTTAACCTGGCGGTGGCCTTTGCCCAGGCCGGCCTGCGGGTGCTCCTTGTGGACGCCGACCTACGCCACACCGACCTGCACCGCTGGTTCGGCATCTCTAACGAACGGGGTCTCTCCAATCTCCTGGCCGATGCAAACCTGGCTCCCGCCTCCCTCGTGCAGGAGACGGGGATAGAACGCCTCCGCCTCCTTCCCGCGGGGCCTACGCCCCCCAACCCCGCCGAACTCCTCTCCCTGCCCCGCGCCCAGCAGGTCTTTCAGGCCCTGGAGAGCCTGGCCGACATGGTGCTGATAGATGCCCCCCCTGTCATCCCCGTCTCCGATGCCCTGCGCCTGGCCCGCTTCGCCGACGGCGTCCTACTGGTGGCTAACCCCCGTGTTACCGTGCGGGAGGCCCTGCTCCAAGCCTATCGGGCCATCCGCCAGACGGGGACACCCGTGCTCGGGGCCATCCTCAACGGTTTCTCGGTCCCCCGCTTCCGCTACTACGGCTATGGCTACCGCTACGGCTACTACTATTACTACCACTACGGCTACTACGGCTACGGGACGGATGGGGATGGCCTTTCCCCACGCCCCAAGGGCGTGTTCGCCCGCCTGCAAAAGGCCCTGGGCATGGGGCGGAAACATCGCTCCTCCCGGCGCACCTCTTAA
- a CDS encoding NAD-dependent epimerase/dehydratase family protein encodes MPTRVLVTGAGGFIGHHLVKLLVSKGYWVRAVDIKPPEFEPSPAHQFEILDLRRWDSCLIATRGIEEVYHLAADMGGIGYITAYHAEVARNNTLINAHMLEASRLNGVSRFLFSSSACVYPQYLQKTPDVTPLKEEDAYPADPEEGYGWEKLFAEKLCQYYREDFGLQTRIVRFHNVYGPLGTYEGGREKAPAAICRKVALAPDGGEIEVWGDGKQTRSFMYVDDCVEGIYRIMRSDYPHPLNLGTDRLVTIDELVDIVCAIAGKRLRKRYDLSKPQGVRGRNSDNTRLRQVLGWEPSIPLEVGLEHTYRWIEDHLRKAGRIPTLPVRA; translated from the coding sequence GTGCCAACGCGTGTCCTGGTAACCGGCGCCGGCGGTTTCATCGGGCACCACCTGGTCAAACTCTTAGTGAGTAAGGGCTACTGGGTGCGCGCCGTAGACATCAAACCCCCGGAGTTCGAACCCTCCCCTGCGCACCAGTTCGAAATCTTAGACCTGCGCCGCTGGGATAGTTGCCTCATCGCCACCCGAGGCATAGAGGAGGTCTATCACCTGGCTGCCGATATGGGGGGCATAGGCTACATTACTGCCTACCACGCCGAAGTGGCCCGCAACAACACCCTCATCAACGCCCATATGCTGGAAGCCAGCCGGCTCAACGGCGTCTCCCGCTTCCTCTTCTCCAGTTCCGCCTGCGTGTATCCCCAATATTTGCAAAAAACCCCCGACGTTACGCCCCTCAAGGAGGAGGATGCATATCCCGCCGACCCTGAAGAGGGCTACGGGTGGGAGAAACTGTTCGCCGAAAAACTGTGCCAATACTATCGCGAGGACTTTGGTCTCCAGACACGCATCGTCCGCTTCCACAATGTCTACGGCCCCTTGGGCACTTATGAAGGAGGACGGGAAAAGGCCCCCGCTGCCATCTGCCGCAAGGTCGCCCTTGCCCCCGATGGCGGGGAAATTGAGGTGTGGGGCGACGGCAAGCAGACCCGTTCCTTCATGTATGTGGACGACTGCGTGGAGGGCATCTACCGTATCATGCGCTCCGATTATCCCCATCCCCTGAATTTGGGCACCGACCGCCTAGTAACCATAGACGAATTGGTGGATATCGTCTGCGCCATCGCCGGCAAGCGCCTGCGTAAGCGCTACGACCTCTCCAAGCCCCAAGGCGTGCGCGGACGCAACAGCGATAACACCCGCTTGCGCCAGGTCCTGGGGTGGGAACCGTCCATCCCCCTGGAGGTGGGGCTGGAGCACACCTACCGCTGGATAGAAGATCACCTGCGTAAGGCCGGACGCATTCCCACCTTACCTGTCCGCGCCTAA
- a CDS encoding NAD-dependent epimerase/dehydratase family protein, with product MRALVTGGAGFIGSHLVDRLVREGFQVAVVDNLSTGRREYVHPDASFYPLDIRSPRLEEVFQAHRPQVVFHLAAQVSVVRSLEDPVEDASANILGSLNLLALCRRFGVERFIYSSTGGAVYGEPQYLPCPETHPIVPLSAYGASKYAVEVYLPLFRALTGFTYTALRYSNVYGPRQDPYGEAGVVAIFSRRMLDGQEVVIYGDGTQERDFVYVEDVVESNILALRQRVSEVYNIGTGTGTSVNALFQHLARLTGYQRPPRYAPPRPGEVYKIRLDVRKAQNGLGWTPQTDLEQGLERTVHFFRTGRL from the coding sequence ATGCGTGCCCTGGTAACCGGGGGCGCAGGTTTCATCGGCTCCCACCTGGTGGACCGCCTCGTGCGGGAAGGCTTCCAGGTGGCTGTGGTGGACAACCTCTCCACAGGGCGTCGGGAATATGTGCATCCCGACGCCTCTTTTTATCCCCTCGACATCCGCTCCCCCCGCCTTGAGGAGGTCTTCCAGGCCCATCGCCCCCAAGTAGTCTTCCACCTAGCTGCCCAGGTGAGTGTAGTGAGATCCCTGGAGGACCCTGTGGAGGATGCGTCGGCTAACATCCTCGGCTCCCTGAACCTCCTCGCCCTGTGTCGGCGCTTCGGTGTGGAGCGTTTCATCTACAGTTCCACTGGCGGCGCCGTTTATGGCGAGCCCCAGTACCTCCCCTGTCCCGAGACCCACCCGATTGTCCCCCTTTCCGCCTACGGAGCCAGCAAGTATGCGGTAGAGGTCTACCTCCCCTTATTCCGTGCCCTCACCGGCTTCACCTATACCGCCCTGCGCTACAGTAATGTCTATGGTCCCCGCCAGGACCCCTACGGCGAAGCGGGCGTGGTGGCCATCTTCTCTCGACGCATGCTGGACGGACAGGAGGTGGTCATCTACGGCGACGGCACCCAGGAGCGGGACTTCGTGTATGTGGAAGATGTGGTGGAATCCAACATCCTGGCCTTACGCCAAAGGGTGAGCGAGGTGTATAACATCGGCACGGGCACGGGCACCAGCGTCAACGCCCTCTTCCAGCATCTGGCGCGCCTCACCGGCTATCAGCGCCCCCCGCGCTATGCCCCCCCACGCCCTGGGGAGGTCTACAAAATCCGGCTGGATGTGCGCAAGGCCCAAAACGGTCTAGGCTGGACACCCCAAACCGACCTGGAACAGGGCCTGGAGCGTACCGTCCACTTCTTCCGCACGGGGCGTCTATAA
- a CDS encoding Uma2 family endonuclease: MAVQVQRLRFTVDEYHRLAQAGILGEDDRVELLDGEILVMAPISSRHAAAVNRLNALFSALVRRQAVVAVQNPVRLSLYSEPQPDIALLRPRPDFYASAHPQPPDVLLLVEVADASLPYDREVKLPLYARAGIPEVWLVNLASDTVEVYRSPSPQGYEDAHTLPRGQRLSPHLLPQVSVAVEDILG, encoded by the coding sequence GTGGCGGTTCAGGTCCAACGGCTGCGTTTCACCGTGGACGAATACCATCGCCTCGCCCAAGCGGGTATCCTGGGCGAGGACGACCGCGTAGAACTCCTGGACGGGGAGATCCTGGTGATGGCCCCTATCAGCAGCCGCCACGCCGCAGCAGTGAATCGCCTCAACGCCCTCTTCTCGGCTCTGGTGAGGCGGCAGGCTGTGGTCGCCGTCCAAAACCCCGTGCGCCTCAGCCTCTACTCGGAACCCCAGCCCGACATCGCCCTCCTGCGCCCCCGCCCCGACTTCTACGCCTCCGCCCACCCCCAGCCCCCCGATGTCCTCCTCCTGGTGGAGGTAGCCGACGCCTCCCTCCCCTACGACCGGGAGGTCAAACTCCCCCTCTACGCCCGTGCCGGCATCCCCGAAGTGTGGCTCGTCAACCTCGCCAGCGACACCGTAGAGGTCTACCGCTCCCCCTCCCCCCAGGGCTACGAGGACGCCCACACCCTCCCCCGCGGCCAGCGCCTCTCCCCGCATCTCCTCCCCCAGGTCTCCGTAGCCGTAGAGGACATCCTGGGGTAA
- a CDS encoding Uma2 family endonuclease — MAVQVKRRRFTVEEYHRLAQAGILGEDDRVELLDGEIIVMAPIGSRHAAAVKRLNALLTRHVGTQAIVGVQDPIDLGAYSEPQPDLVLLRPRPDFYASAHPQPPDVLLLVEVADASLPYDREVKLPLYARAGIPEVWLVNLASDTVEVYRSPSPQGYQETCTLRRGQTLSPLLLPQISLAIEDILG; from the coding sequence GTGGCGGTCCAGGTCAAACGGCGGCGCTTCACCGTAGAGGAATACCATCGCCTCGCCCAAGCGGGTATCCTGGGCGAGGACGACCGGGTAGAACTCCTGGACGGGGAGATCATAGTGATGGCCCCTATCGGCAGCCGCCACGCCGCAGCAGTCAAACGCCTCAACGCCCTGCTGACGCGTCATGTGGGCACACAGGCCATCGTGGGTGTGCAGGACCCTATTGACCTGGGAGCCTACTCCGAGCCCCAGCCCGACCTGGTTCTGCTTCGCCCCCGCCCCGACTTCTACGCCTCCGCCCACCCCCAGCCCCCCGATGTCCTCCTCCTGGTGGAGGTAGCCGACGCCTCCCTCCCCTACGACAGGGAGGTCAAACTCCCCCTCTACGCCCGTGCCGGCATCCCCGAAGTGTGGCTCGTCAACCTCGCCAGCGACACCGTAGAGGTCTACCGCTCCCCCTCCCCCCAGGGCTACCAGGAGACTTGCACCCTCCGTCGCGGCCAGACCCTCTCCCCCCTCCTACTCCCCCAGATCTCCCTCGCCATAGAGGACATCCTCGGCTGA
- the dnaJ gene encoding molecular chaperone DnaJ, whose amino-acid sequence MATTKRDYYEVLGVPRDATEEDIRKAFRRLALEWHPDRNKDPQAAERFKEINEAYQVLSDPQQRALYDRYGHMGLEGTMARGFEGVDITGGLGDIFEAFFGGLGVRERAGPARGADLSAHLTLSFAEAAFGAEKEVSVTRLEVCSACQGSRCAPGTRPAPCANCRGTGQVRRSYASIFGQFVQVVTCGTCGGEGKVIPSPCGECRGQGVVRQKRTLRVRIPAGVENGMQVRLAGEGNAGRNGGRAGDLYITVEVEPHPLFRREGNDLAVEVGITIPQAVLGGVVEVPLLDGGKEKVTIPPGTAHGTTLRIKGKGVPDVHGGRRGDLVVHIQVQIPKKVSPRAKRLLEDLDKALREG is encoded by the coding sequence ATGGCCACCACCAAGCGGGATTACTACGAGGTGCTGGGTGTGCCCCGGGACGCTACGGAGGAGGATATCCGTAAGGCGTTCCGCCGGCTAGCCCTGGAGTGGCACCCCGACCGCAATAAAGACCCCCAGGCCGCCGAGCGCTTCAAGGAGATCAACGAGGCCTATCAGGTGCTCAGTGACCCCCAGCAGAGGGCCCTCTATGACCGCTACGGGCATATGGGATTAGAGGGGACGATGGCCCGGGGGTTTGAAGGTGTGGATATTACGGGGGGCTTGGGGGATATCTTTGAGGCCTTCTTCGGGGGGCTGGGGGTGCGGGAGCGGGCGGGGCCGGCGCGGGGGGCAGACCTGTCCGCTCACCTGACCCTGTCCTTTGCGGAGGCGGCTTTCGGTGCGGAGAAAGAGGTGAGCGTAACCCGTCTTGAGGTGTGTTCGGCGTGTCAGGGGAGTCGGTGTGCCCCGGGCACGCGCCCAGCCCCGTGTGCCAACTGTCGGGGGACGGGCCAGGTGCGCCGTTCCTATGCCAGTATCTTTGGACAGTTTGTGCAGGTGGTCACCTGTGGCACCTGCGGGGGGGAAGGGAAGGTTATCCCCTCCCCGTGTGGGGAGTGTCGTGGGCAGGGGGTGGTGCGGCAGAAGCGCACCCTGCGGGTGCGCATCCCCGCCGGGGTGGAGAACGGGATGCAGGTGCGTTTGGCCGGGGAGGGCAACGCGGGCAGGAACGGGGGACGGGCAGGGGATCTCTACATAACGGTCGAGGTGGAGCCGCATCCTCTGTTCCGACGGGAGGGGAACGACCTGGCTGTGGAGGTGGGGATCACGATCCCTCAGGCGGTATTGGGGGGTGTTGTGGAGGTGCCTCTGCTGGACGGGGGTAAGGAAAAAGTTACCATTCCGCCGGGCACCGCCCACGGGACTACGCTACGCATCAAGGGGAAAGGGGTGCCCGATGTGCACGGCGGACGGCGCGGCGACCTGGTGGTGCATATCCAGGTGCAGATTCCCAAGAAGGTAAGCCCCAGGGCGAAGCGCTTGTTGGAGGACTTGGACAAGGCGCTGCGCGAGGGGTAG
- a CDS encoding nucleotide exchange factor GrpE produces MENPTPSGAPQALEQEVAELRARTERLLANWQRAEADLANYRRQVEQERRELLKFASAGIVLDLLAVVDDLERALGALPPALRAFTWIEGIYLIYRRLVAVLQAHGVAEVEAEGKPFDPSCHQALREVEGEPGKVVQVVQRGYRLHGRLLRPALVLVGAGKPPPPHASAGEPPPPPQGG; encoded by the coding sequence GTGGAGAACCCCACTCCGAGTGGTGCTCCCCAGGCCCTGGAGCAGGAGGTGGCCGAGCTGCGTGCGCGGACGGAGCGCCTGCTGGCCAACTGGCAGCGGGCCGAAGCTGACCTGGCCAACTACCGCCGCCAGGTGGAGCAGGAGCGGCGGGAACTGCTTAAGTTTGCGTCTGCGGGTATCGTTTTGGATCTCCTGGCGGTGGTGGACGACTTGGAGCGGGCATTGGGCGCCCTTCCCCCCGCCTTGCGCGCTTTCACCTGGATAGAGGGGATATATCTGATCTACCGACGCCTGGTGGCGGTGCTCCAGGCGCACGGGGTGGCAGAGGTGGAGGCGGAGGGGAAGCCTTTTGACCCCTCGTGCCATCAGGCCCTGCGGGAGGTGGAGGGGGAGCCGGGGAAGGTGGTCCAGGTGGTCCAGCGGGGGTATCGCCTGCACGGGCGCCTGTTGCGCCCGGCTCTGGTGCTGGTGGGGGCAGGGAAGCCGCCCCCGCCCCATGCCTCTGCGGGGGAGCCACCACCCCCGCCACAGGGGGGATAA
- the hrcA gene encoding heat-inducible transcriptional repressor HrcA has translation MSAVFTPRRRAVLKAIVQTYIAVGQPVPSEAIVRQHGLGVSPATVRNEMAVLEEEGYIRRPHPSAGGVPSPRGYRYYVEYLAEPAELSESVKTRLRKRFTAADRDVEVWARLAAESLADLLRGLAVSILPRVKPVRLRHLDLVALEDLVALLVVVLEDAEVRKELFPLEQPVAPHTLEQVASRLTALISGRGRQEIALLVGRLSPFERRVIRAVLRILKRAEADDAVEWATEGLAYLLSHPDVASLSQVRSLVRMVEGGRLTQTILSLAPERGMRLVIGDENPEDALHPFSVVVAPYGTPSASQGYLALVAPMRLAYPQAVAGVGYIATLLTELVASLHPKPSWS, from the coding sequence ATGTCTGCGGTGTTTACTCCTCGCCGTCGGGCGGTGCTGAAGGCCATTGTGCAGACCTATATTGCCGTAGGCCAGCCGGTGCCTTCGGAGGCCATCGTGCGTCAGCACGGCTTGGGGGTCAGCCCGGCGACGGTGCGCAACGAGATGGCGGTGTTGGAGGAGGAGGGGTATATCCGTCGCCCCCATCCCTCGGCAGGGGGTGTGCCGTCTCCCCGAGGCTACCGCTACTATGTGGAGTATCTCGCAGAGCCGGCGGAGTTGTCCGAGAGTGTCAAGACCCGCCTGCGCAAGCGTTTCACCGCCGCTGACAGGGATGTGGAGGTGTGGGCGCGCTTGGCGGCCGAGAGTTTGGCCGATTTGTTGCGCGGCTTGGCGGTGAGCATCCTCCCGCGGGTGAAGCCGGTGCGTTTACGCCATCTGGACCTGGTAGCGCTGGAGGACTTGGTGGCCCTGCTGGTGGTGGTGCTGGAGGATGCCGAGGTTCGCAAGGAACTGTTCCCCCTGGAGCAGCCCGTTGCCCCCCACACTTTGGAGCAGGTGGCGTCACGCCTGACAGCCCTGATAAGCGGACGGGGACGCCAGGAAATTGCCCTGCTTGTGGGACGCCTCTCCCCCTTTGAGCGCCGAGTTATCCGTGCAGTTTTGCGCATTCTGAAGCGGGCCGAGGCCGACGACGCGGTGGAATGGGCCACGGAGGGGTTGGCGTACCTGTTAAGCCATCCCGATGTGGCCAGCCTGTCCCAGGTGCGGAGCCTGGTAAGGATGGTGGAGGGGGGGCGCTTAACCCAGACTATCCTTTCTCTGGCGCCGGAGAGGGGGATGCGGCTGGTCATCGGCGACGAGAACCCCGAGGATGCCCTCCATCCCTTCAGCGTGGTGGTGGCCCCGTATGGGACGCCCTCCGCATCCCAGGGTTACCTGGCCCTGGTGGCTCCTATGCGTCTGGCCTATCCCCAGGCAGTGGCCGGGGTGGGCTACATCGCCACCCTTTTGACCGAGTTGGTGGCCTCCCTGCACCCCAAGCCCTCGTGGAGTTGA